Proteins from one Ahaetulla prasina isolate Xishuangbanna chromosome 2, ASM2864084v1, whole genome shotgun sequence genomic window:
- the GNB3 gene encoding LOW QUALITY PROTEIN: guanine nucleotide-binding protein G(I)/G(S)/G(T) subunit beta-3 (The sequence of the model RefSeq protein was modified relative to this genomic sequence to represent the inferred CDS: inserted 1 base in 1 codon) codes for MGEIEQMKQEAEQLKKQIEFFDISLMNQLKGIHRMSPKDSGVEARKTCADTTLAQLVADMEVVGRIQLRTRRTLRGHLAKIYACHWSTDSKLLVSASQDGKLIVWDTYTTNKVHAIPLKSSWVMTCAYAPSGNYVACGGLDNMCSIYNLKSREGSVKVNRELAAHTGYLSCCRFLDDNNIVTSSGDTTCMLWDIETGQEKSTFIGHTGDCMSLAVSPDFKLFISGACDASAKLWDIREAACRQTFTGHDSDINAISFFPSGEAICTGSDDASCRLFDLRADQELINFAHETIMCGITSVAFSRSGRLLLAGYDDFNCNIWDSLKAERVGLLSGHDNRVSCLGVTADGXGCSHWLLGQFPENLELKMLCEKKSEFGEAFSEVPLSTTVDIFILCRYWFILYLTP; via the exons ATGGGTGAAATAGAGCAGATGAAGCAGGAAGCTGAGCAGCTGAAGAAGCAGATTGAG ttCTTTGACATATCACTAATGAATCAGTTAAAGGGCATACACCGCATGTCCCCCAAAGATTCTGGAGTT GAAGCTCGAAAAACTTGTGCTGATACTACACTTGCTCAG CTTGTTGCTGACATGGAAGTGGTTGGGCGCATACAGCTGCGGACACGGAGGACTTTGCGTGGACATCTGGCCAAGATCTATGCTTGTCACTGGTCCACAGATTCCAA ACTTCTGGTCAGTGCTTCACAAGATGGAAAACTAATTGTATGGGATACTTATACAACCAACAAG GTTCATGCCAtccctctcaagtcttcttgggtCATGACTTGTGCCTATGCTCCATCAGGGAATTATGTGGCCTGTGGAGGTCTTGACAATATGTGCTCCATCTATAACCTCAAGAGTCGTGAAGGAAGCGTGAAAGTGAACAGGGAGCTTGCAGCTCATACAG GCTACCTCTCCTGCTGCCGATTCCTGGATGACAATAATATTGTAACTAGCTCTGGGGACACCACTTG CATGCTGTGGGATATTGAGACAGGGCAGGAGAAGAGCACATTCATAGGACACACTGGGGATTGCATGAGCCTGGCAGTCTCTCCGGACTTCAAGCTTTTTATTTCAGGAGCCTGTGATGCCAGTGCCAAGCTGTGGGACATCCGAGAAGCAGCTTGCCGCCAGACATTTACAGGTCATGACTCGGATATCAATGCCATTTCA tTCTTCCCCAGTGGGGAAGCCATTTGCACTGGTTCAGATGATGCCTCCTGTCGCCTCTTTGACCTTCGGGCAGACCAAGAGCTCATCAACTTTGCTCACGAGACCATTATGTGTGGAATTACCTCAGTCGCTTTCTCCCGTAGCGGGCGCCTCCTCCTGGCCGGATATGATGATTTCAATTGCAATATCTGGGATAGTCTGAAAGCAGAGCGTGTGG GCCTTCTGTCTGGACACGACAATAGGGTGAGCTGTTTGGGAGTAACTGCAGATG ATGGCTGCAGCCACTGGCTCTTGGGACAGTTTCCTGAAAATTTGGAACTGAAGATGCTGTGTGAAAAGAAGAGTGAATTTGGAGAGGCTTTTTCAGAAGTACCTTTGAGTACCACAGTTGACATTTTTATTCTATGCAGATATTGGTTCATACTATACTTAACTCCCTAA